Proteins encoded by one window of Mauremys mutica isolate MM-2020 ecotype Southern chromosome 25, ASM2049712v1, whole genome shotgun sequence:
- the COL1A1 gene encoding collagen alpha-1(I) chain translates to MFSFVDSRLLLLIAATVLLTKGQGEEDIPSGSCIHNGLTYSEGEVWKPVPCELCVCDNGNILCDELTCDDVADCPNAKIAPGECCPTCPGADASPKGTGIEGPKGERGPKGDRGPPGQPGRDGIPGQPGLPGPPGPPGPPGLGGNFAPQLSYGYDEKSVGGGLSMPGPMGPAGPRGLPGPPGSPGPQGFQGPPGEPGEAGASGPMGPRGPPGPPGKNGDDGEAGKPGRPGERGAPGPQGARGLPGTAGLPGMKGHRGFSGLDGAKGDTGPAGPKGEPGSPGENGAPGQIGPRGLPGERGRPGPSGPAGARGNDGAPGGAGPPGPTGPAGPPGFPGAVGTKGETGPQGGRGGEGPQGARGEPGAPGPAGAAGPAGNPGSDGQPGAKGATGSPGIAGAPGFPGARGPSGPQGPSGAPGPKGNSGEPGAQGNKGDAGAKGEPGPAGVQGPPGPSGEEGKRGSRGEPGPAGLPGPAGERGAPGSRGFPGSDGISGPKGPSGERGSPGPAGPKGSPGESGRPGEPGLPGAKGLTGSPGSPGPDGKTGPTGPAGQDGRPGPAGPPGARGQAGVMGFPGPKGAAGEPGKPGERGVPGPAGAVGAPGKDGEAGAQGSPGAAGPSGERGEQGPSGAPGFQGLPGPAGPAGESGKPGEQGAPGDLGAPGPAGARGERGFPGERGVQGAPGPQGPRGSNGAPGNDGAKGDAGAPGAPGNQGPPGLQGMPGERGAAGLPGARGDRGDAGPKGADGSPGKDGPRGLTGPIGPPGPAGAPGDKGESGPSGPAGPTGARGAPGDRGEPGPPGPAGFAGPPGADGQPGAKGESGDAGAKGDAGPAGPAGPTGAPGPAGAVGAPGPKGARGSAGPPGATGFPGAAGRVGPPGPSGNIGLPGPPGPSGKEGGKGPRGETGPAGRSGEPGPAGPPGPSGEKGSPGADGAPGAPGTPGPQGISGQRGVVGLPGQRGERGFPGLPGPSGEPGKQGPSGSPGERGPPGPVGPPGLAGPPGEAGREGSPGSEGAPGRDGAAGPKGDRGETGPSGPPGAPGAPGAPGPVGPAGKNGDRGETGPAGPAGPAGPAGARGPSGPQGARGDKGETGEHGDRGLKGHRGFSGLQGPPGPPGSPGEQGPSGASGPAGPRGPPGSSGSPGKDGLNGLPGPIGPPGPRGRTGDVGPAGPPGPPGPPGPPGAPSGGFDFSFLPQPPQEKAHTDSRYYRADDANVMRDRDLEVDTTLKSLSLQIENIRSPEGTRKNPARTCRDLKMCHNDWKSGEYWIDPNQGCNLDAIKVYCNMETGETCVYPTQANTAQKSWYVSKNPKEKKHVWFGETMSDGFQFEYGGEGSNPADVAIQLTFLRLMSTEASQNITYHCKNSVAYMDQETGNLKKALLLQGSNEIEIRAEGNSRFTYGVTEDGCTSHTGTWGKTVIEYKTTKTSRLPVIDVAPMDVGAPDQEFGIDIGPVCFL, encoded by the exons ATGTTCAGCTTTGTGGATTCTCGGTTACTGCTGTTGATAGCAGCGACTGTACTACTCACCAAAGGTCAAGGCGAAGAAGACA TTCCATCTGGAAGCTGCATACATAACGGACTAACATACAGCGAAGGAGAAGTGTGGAAACCTGTACCCTGCGAGCTCTGCGTGTGCGACAACGGGAACATCCTGTGCGATGAGCTGACCTGCGACGACGTCGCAGACTGCCCCAATGCCAAGATCGCACCCGGAGAATGCTGTCCTACCTGCCCTGGCGCCGATG CCTCTCCAAAAGGCACTGGAATAGAG GGCCCCAAAGGAGAACGCGGCCCCAAAGGAGACAGG GGACCCCCAGGCCAACCTGGTAGAGATGGCATTCCCGGACAGCCTGGTCTTCCTGGCCCCccaggccccccaggacctccaggCCTTGGCGGA AACTTCGCACCTCAACTGTCTTACGGCTATGACGAGAAATCCGTTGGTGGTGGCCTGTCCATGCCCGGCCCTATG GGCCCAGCTGGTCCCCGTGGTCTCCCCGGCCCTCCTGGTTCTCCT GGTCCTCAAGGTTTCCAAGGTCCTCCCGGTGAgcctggagaggctggggctTCT GGTCCCATGGGTCCCCGTGGTCCACCTGGTCCACCTGGCAAGAACGGAGATGAT GGTGAAGCTGGAAAGCCTGGACGTCCTGGCGAACGTGGTGCTCCCGGCCCCCAG GGTGCCCGTGGTCTGCCCGGAACTGCTGGCCTGCCAGGCATGAAGGGTCACAGA ggTTTCAGCGGTCTTGATGGTGCTAAGGGTGATACCGGTCCAGCTGGCCCCAAG GGTGAGCCTGGTAGCCCTGGTGAGAACGGAGCTCCCGGACAAATA GGGCCCCGTGGTCTTCCTGGCGAGAGAGGCCGCCCTGGTCCATCTGGCCCCGCT GGTGCTCGTGGTAACGACGGTGCTCCCGGTGGTGCTGGCCCCCCA GGTCCAACTGGCCCAGCTGGCCCCCCTGGCTTCCCTGGCGCTGTCGGTACTAAG GGTGAAACTGGTCCCCAAGGCGGTCGTGGTGGTGAAGGCCCACAGGGCGCCCGTGGTGAGCCCggtgcccccggccccgctggcgCTGCCGGCCCTGCT GGCAACCCTGGTAGCGATGGTCAACCTGGTGCCAAAGGTGCAACt GGTTCTCCTGGCATCGCTGGCGCTCCCGGCTTCCCCGGTGCTCGTGGCCCCTCCGGACCCCAGGGTCCCAGCGGTGCTCCTGGTCCCAAGGGTAACAGC GGCGAACCTGGTGCTCAAGGCAACAAGGGAGATGCTGGTGCCAAGGGAGAACCT GGTCCTGCTGGTGTCCAAGGCCCCCCTGGTCCATCTGGTGAAGAAGGCAAGAGAGGATCCCGTGGTGAGCCCGGCCCTGCTGGTCTGCCCGGCCCTGCTGGCGAACGT GGTGCTCCTGGAAGCCGTGGTTTCCCTGGCTCTGATGGCATTTCTGGTCCTAAG GGTCCCTCTGGCGAACGCGGTTCCCCTGGCCCTGCTGGTCCCAAAGGATCCCCTGGTGAATCTGGACGTCCTGGCGAGCCTGGTCTGCCCGGCGCCAAG GGTCTGACTGGAAGCCCAGGTAGCCCAGGCCCCGATGGCAAGACCGGCCCCACT GGTCCCGCTGGTCAAGATGGTCGCCCCGGACCCGCAGGCCCACCCGGTGCCAGAGGTCAGGCTGGTGTCATGGGTTTCCCTGGACCTAAAGGTGCTGCT GGCGAGCCCGGCAAACCCGGTGAAAGAGGCGTTCCCGGACCCGCTGGCGCTGTT ggtGCTCCTGGCAAAGATGGTGAAGCTGGTGCCCAGGGATCTCCTGGCGCAGCT GGTCCCTCTGGAGAGAGAGGTGAACAAGGACCTTCAGGTGCTCCTGGATTCCAG ggtCTGCCCGGTCCCGCTGGTCCAGCTGGTGAATCTGGCAAGCCTGGTGAGCAG GGTGCCCCCGGAGACCTCGGTGCCCCCGGTCCAGCTGGTGCAAGA GGTGAGAGAGGTTTCCCCGGAGAGCGTGGTGTCCAAGGTGCGCCCGGTCCACAGGGCCCACGTGGGAGTAACGGTGCTCCTGGTAATGATGGTGCTAAG GGTGATGCTGGCGCTCCTGGCGCTCCCGGAAACCAAGGTCCTCCCGGTCTGCAGGGAATGCCCGGCGAACGTGGTGCTGCTGGTCTGCCTGGTGCCAGGGGTGACAGA GGTGATGCAGGTCCCAAGGGTGCTGATGGATCTCCCGGCAAAGATGGCCCAAGAGGTCTGACTGGCCCCATTGGTCCTCCTGGCCCAGCTGGTGCTCCTGGTGACAAG GGTGAATCTGGTCCCTCCGGCCCCGCTGGTCCCACTGGTGCTCGTGGTGCTCCT GGAGATCGTGGTGAGCCCGGCCCACCTGGTCCCGCTGGATTCGCTGGTCCCCCT GGTGCTGACGGCCAGCCTGGTGCTAAAGGTGAATCTGGCGATGCTGGTGCTAAGGGCGATGCTGGTCCCGCAGGCCCTGCTGGGCCCACTGGCGCTCCTGGCCCCGCT GGTGCTGTTGGTGCTCCCGGACCCAAAGGTGCTCGCGGAAGTGCTGGACCCCCT GGTGCTACTggtttccctggtgctgctggaaGAGTTGGTCCTCCTGGCCCCTCT GGAAACATCGGTCTCCCTGGCCCACCAGGCCCCAGCGGAAAGGAAGGTGGCAAGGGACCCCGTGGTGAGACTGGCCCCGCTGGCCGCAGTGGCGAACCTGGCCCCGCTGGCCCACCCGGACCTTCTGGTGAGAAGGGCTCCCCTGGTGCCGATGGTGCCCCA ggTGCACCTGGTACTCCAGGCCCACAGGGTATTTCTGGACAGCGTGGTGTCGTCGGCCTTCCCGGACAGAGAGGCGAGAGAGGTTTCCCTGGTCTCCCTGGCCCATCT GGCGAACCTGGCAAACAAGGTCCATCTGGCTCCCCCGGCGAACGTGGTCCTCCTGGCCCAGTAGGACCTCCTGGCTTGGCCGGACCCCCTGGTGAAGCTGGACGTGAG GGCTCTCCCGGTTCTGAAGGTGCTCCTGGTCGTGATGGAGCTGCTGGTCCCAAG GGTGACCGTGGTGAGACTGGCCCATCTGGTCCTCCTGGTGCTCCCGGTGCCCCTGGTGCTCCCGGCCCTGTTGGTCCCGCTGGCAAGAATGGAGATCGTGGTGAGACT GGTCCTGCTGGTCCCGCTGGCCCCGCTGGCCCTGCTGGTGCTCGTGGTCCTTCT GGCCCACAAGGTGCCCGCGGTGACAAAGGTGAAACTGGTGAACACGGTGACAGAGGCTTGAAGGGTCACAGAGGATTCTCTGGTCTCCAGGGCCCACCTGGTCCTCCC GGTTCTCCTGGTGAACAAGGTCCTTCTGGAGCTTCCGGTCCCGCTGGTCCAAGG GGTCCCCCTGGCTCTTCTGGTTCCCCTGGCAAAGATGGTCTGAATGGTCTCCCTGGCCCCATTGGCCCACCAGGTCCACGTGGTCGCACTGGTGATGTCGGTCCCGCT GGTCCCCCCGGACCTCCTGGACCCCCAGGTCCCCCAGGCGCACCCAGCGGCGGTTTCGACTTCAgcttcctgccccagcctcctCAGGAGAAGGCCCACACCGACAGCCGCTACTACCGGGCTGACGACGCCAACGTGATGCGTGACCGCGACCTGGAGGTGGACACCACCCTCAAGAGCCTGAGCCTGCAGATCGAGAACATCCGCAGCCCCGAGGGCACCAGGAAGAACCCAGCCCGCACCTGCCGCGACCTGAAGATGTGCCACAATGACTGGAAGAGCG GCGAGTACTGGATTGACCCCAACCAAGGCTGCAACCTGGATGCCATCAAGGTCtactgtaacatggagactggcgAGACTTGCGTCTACCCAACCCAGGCTAACACTGCCCAGAAGAGCTGGTACGTCAGCAAGAACCCCAAGGAGAAGAAGCACGTCTGGTTCGGCGAGACAATGAGCGATGGCTTCCAG ttCGAATATGGTGGCGAGGGATCCAACCCAGCTGACGTTGCCATCCAACTGACCTTCCTGCGCCTGATGTCCACTGAGGCTTCCCAGAACATCACCTACCACTGCAAGAACAGCGTGGCCTACATGGACCAGGAGACTGGCAACCTGAAGAAGGCTCTGCTCCTCCAGGGCTCCAACGAGATCGAGATCAGAGCAGAGGGCAACAGCCGCTTCACCTATGGAGTCACCGAGGATGGATGCACA agTCACACCGGCACCTGGGGCAAGACAGTCATCGAATACAAGACAACGAAAACCTCTCGCCTGCCCGTCATTGACGTGGCCCCCATGGACGTTGGCGCGCCAGATCAGGAATTCGGAATTGACATCGGACCCGTCTGCTTCTTGTAA